The following proteins are co-located in the Deinococcus metallilatus genome:
- a CDS encoding methyltransferase domain-containing protein — protein sequence MTWNPDQYHRHREARSAPVRDLLAMLPDLPYREIVDLGCGTGEHTRTLAERFPGARVLGLDSSAEMLAKADAAGLPHLRFEQGDILELQGEYDLIFSNAALQWLPDHRALLARLWERVRPGGVLAVQVPANHDHASHRLLTETANEFGEELQGFTRFGTAHGASPVLTPAQYAERLDELGALDITAISKVYPVVLPGAEGILDWTRGTALVPYLSRLNAADGERFTAAYLARLREQWPGERVFYAFTRVLFTARRG from the coding sequence ATGACCTGGAACCCCGACCAGTACCACCGCCACCGCGAAGCCCGGAGCGCCCCCGTCCGTGACCTGCTGGCGATGCTGCCCGACCTCCCCTACCGCGAGATTGTGGACCTGGGGTGCGGCACCGGGGAACACACGCGGACGCTGGCGGAACGCTTTCCGGGGGCGCGGGTGCTGGGGCTGGACAGCAGTGCGGAGATGCTGGCAAAGGCGGACGCGGCGGGGCTGCCCCATCTGCGTTTCGAGCAGGGGGACATTCTGGAGCTTCAGGGGGAGTACGACCTGATCTTCTCCAACGCGGCTTTGCAGTGGCTCCCCGACCACCGGGCGCTGCTGGCCCGGCTGTGGGAAAGGGTGCGGCCTGGCGGTGTGCTGGCGGTGCAGGTGCCCGCCAACCACGATCATGCCAGCCACCGCCTGCTGACCGAGACGGCGAACGAGTTCGGGGAAGAGTTGCAGGGCTTCACGCGCTTCGGCACGGCGCACGGAGCTTCCCCGGTGCTGACACCCGCGCAGTACGCCGAGCGGCTGGATGAGCTGGGCGCCCTGGACATCACCGCCATCAGCAAGGTCTATCCGGTGGTGCTGCCGGGTGCGGAGGGCATCCTCGACTGGACGCGCGGCACGGCGCTGGTACCGTACCTCTCGCGGCTGAACGCGGCGGACGGGGAACGGTTCACGGCGGCGTATCTGGCGCGGCTGCGGGAGCAGTGGCCGGGTGAGCGGGTGTTCTACGCCTTCACGCGGGTGCTGTTCACGGCGCGCAGGGGCTGA
- a CDS encoding ChaB family protein — translation MPYNSISDLPQSQVDQYDHHQKEAFLKAFNSALDEYGGDEHRAFAVAHAAAKKAGAKEEREHDK, via the coding sequence ATGCCCTACAACAGCATTTCGGACCTGCCGCAGTCCCAGGTGGACCAGTACGACCACCACCAGAAAGAAGCGTTTCTGAAGGCGTTCAATAGCGCCCTGGACGAGTACGGCGGGGATGAACACCGCGCCTTTGCCGTCGCCCACGCGGCAGCCAAGAAGGCGGGGGCGAAGGAAGAGCGCGAGCACGACAAATAG